From the genome of Vicia villosa cultivar HV-30 ecotype Madison, WI linkage group LG2, Vvil1.0, whole genome shotgun sequence, one region includes:
- the LOC131651414 gene encoding uncharacterized protein LOC131651414, with product MIFYREDAKSLTAIAELLKDYGNFSGQHCNPSKSLIYAGGMSNSRHSSLANLIGFTMANLLFIYLGLQIFVGKPKACYFMYIEDNIRLKLNAWKGIALSMAGRTQLMKSVILSMIEIWIKNFVSSGNMEKRSLSPLLRKPAAGK from the coding sequence ATGATATTCTACAGAGAGGATGCCAAATCTCTTACTGCTATTGCTGAACTCTTAAAGGACTATGGGAACTTTTCTGGCCAGCACTGCAATCCTTCCAAATCTCTTATATATGCTGGTGGAATGTCTAATTCTAGACATAGCAGTTTGGCTAACCTTATTGGATTCACTATGGCTAACCTTCTTTTCATTTATCTTGGACTCCAAATTTTTGTAGGTAAACCTAAAGCTTGTTACTTTATGTACATTGAAGATAACATTAGGCTTAAATTGAATGCTTGGAAAGGTATAGCTCTGTCTATGGCTGGGAGAACTCAACTGATGAAATCAGTTATTCTTAGCATGATTGAGATTTGGATCAAAAACTTTGTTTCGAGTGGAAACATGGAAAAAAGAAGCTTGTCACCGTTGCTTCGAAAACCGGCTGCAGGAAAATGA